The sequence GCGGAATGTGCCTTTAATAACAACGGTATTCAGGGTTTTGGCACTCACCGCGTCCATTATTACGTTTAAAGTGGTAACAGCTCCTGCTTTAACCTCTACATCGCTTATCTGCTTGCTGGCATAACCAATGTATTTAATGGTAAGCGTGTATTTGCCCGGAACAACGCCGTTAACCAGGTAAACACCATCAATATTGGTAGCAGCGCCTTTGGTGGTCCCGTCTATCAGTACAGTTGCGCCTATCAGCGCCTCGCTATTTTTACCGTCGGATATTTTACCGGTTATTTTACCCGGCAATTGTGCAAACGCACTTACGCTTGCCAATATTAACAATGCGATAACGGAGAGAGAAGTAAATTTTCGAAACATAAACTTAATTGATGGTTCAAAACTACCCCCGCACTATTAAGTCAAGGTTAACGTCATGTTATCAAATCGAATATCTTAGATAATAGATTTAAACTTCATTTTACATTTAGATAAAATGAAGTTTTGATGAAGATTATCTGAGCACCTCCTGTCACATAGTATATCTTCGATATTAGATATATCTTTGGTGCAATAAGCAAGATGGCCAGCAATAAAAAAGCCGAGTTTACCCCTAACGATCAGCATATCTCCAATATGGCTAAGGCTATGTCGCACCCCGGGCGCATTGCTATTATGCGCATAGTTAAGCAATACCCTAAAATAACTACCGGCGAAATTGTAGAGATCCTTCCACTGGCGCAGGCCACCGTATCGCACCATTTAAAAGAATTGCAAACCGCCGGACTGATCACCATGACCGCCGATGGCAAGCGTTCGCTCTTTGAGATCAACCGCAAAAATTGGGATAGCTATACCACATCCTTCAACCAACTACTGGAGCAGATCAATAACCTGCAATAGATAGTCATTAAATCGAATGTTTTCGATAATAATCAGTTAATCCTAAGTTTACATTAAGTAAATGCCATAGGTATACCTTAGTGGGATCATATCTATGGGTTCTTTTAAACGAAACTATGATGAGGGCGATATCGCCCTGTCTGCCTTTGCACTTGCCCTGGCTTTACCTGTGCGGATCTTTATCATCCGTACCATTATCAACCGGGAAAATTCAGCGGTTAAGGATGACTTTGCAAACCCCTTATTTAATGCAGAAACTATTGCCAAGCACCTGCAGCAATTAAAGGCCCTTAAAATTTTAACATCACTTGCGGTAAGCAAAACGGTGCGGTATAGCGTTAACACGGTGTACTTTAAGGCGATGTCGCAAAACTTCAATTCGTTTATGCAGCCTTTGGATGACAGCCACGCTAAGCCCGACACGATTACCGGGCCGACCAAAACCGAAGAGCACACCATGAGTTTTGGCGATTACCTGAAGATGCAACGCCAATCGTACCAGTTAACACAGGCCGAAATGGCCGAACGTCTGGATATGGACCGTTCAGTACTCAGCAAAGCCGAAACCGGCCGGACAGTATTCCCAGAGGATAAGCTATTGGTATTGAGCCAAAAGATCCACGAGGATATCGGCAGTATTAAAAAGATCTATTACAGCGATCACCTGGCAAAACTGATCCGAAAAGGTAATTTAGATGAGTCCATCCTGCAAATTGCCCGCATTAAATCGGGTGGCTCCAAATAACACACCCAACCCGAAAAAAAAACCAAAGGTTAATTATTCTACATCACGGGTTAAAAAATCCCCACATTGCGTAAGGATATCCCGTGTATAATTAATTATTCCTCAACAATTACTTCATTTTAGCTTAGAAAGTCCGGCTTTATTTAACTGGCACGGGTATTGAATTATATTTAATGCCCTACCAAAAGGGCTGTTTTTCATAGGTAGATGTATTTGGCCGGTAAACGCTGCGAGAGCTGTTCCGGCCTTTTTTGTTTTGGGGCTTTGTGTCAATTTAACCACAAAGGGCGCAAAGTTTTTTTCACAAAGAACACAAAGGCTTATATAGCTTCATATTAAATAAACTACTTCTTTGTGAACTTTGTGGTTTTCCTCTTTGTGGCCTTTGTGGTTAAATTGCCCGCTTGCTATCAGCATTTTTAACTCCTATCTTTCGAACAATTAACTGATACAGATGAAAAAATATTTGATTGCTGCGCTTTCGCTGCTTTGCTCTGCCACACTGATGGCCCAAAACCTGGCCAAATTGCAACAAAACTTTGTCGATCTGCGCTTTGGGATGTTTATCCATTTTAATATCCCTACCTATATGAACCAGGACTGGCCCGATCCGGAAACTCCTGCCAGCCTGTTCACCCCGGTTAAACTGAATTGCGACCAATGGGCTAAAGCCGCCAAATCGGCTAATATGAGTTATGGCTGCCTCACCACCAAGCACCACAGCGGTTTTTGTATATGGGATACCAAAACCACCGATTATAACGTAATGAACAGTCCGTTGAAGCGGGATGTAGTTAAGGAATATACCAACGCCTTTCGCGCCAATGGTTTAAAAGTGATGTTGTATTATTCGATATTGGATACGCACCACAAGCTGCGCCCGCACCACATCACCCAAAAGCATATTGAAATGGTAAAGGCGCAGATCACCGAGTTGCTCACCAAATACGGCAAGATCGAAGCCCTGATCATCGACGGCTGGGATGCGCCATGGTCGCGCATCTCGTATGATGATATCCCCTTTGAAGACATTTACCTGCTGGTGAAGAAGCTGCAACCCGATTGCCTGTTAATGGACCTGAACGGCGCCAAGTATCCCGCCGAGGGCCTTTATTATACCGATATTAAAACTTACGAAATGGGCGCCGGTCAGCGGATCTCTAAGGAGAGCAACAAAATGCCGGCATTGGCTTGCCTGCCCATTAACAGCGCCTGGTTCTGGAAAACCGATTTCCCGGAAAAGCCGGTGAAAGATCCCGTAAAGCTGGTGAATGAAACGCTGATCCCCCTTAACAATGCCAGCTGCAACTTTATCCTTAACGTAGCTCCCAACCGTGATGGCTTGATAGACGACAATGTCCTCGCTGCCCTGAAGCAGATCGGCAGCGTTTGGAAGAATGAAGGGCCTGTAAATAAACTACCTGCGCTGGAGGCGCCCATCATCTCCACTAACATCGCTAAAAACCAACCCTCCAACTCAAGTTGGAGCGATGATATGGACATTATGGATTTTGCTAACGATGATGACTTCAAAACCTCGTGGACTTCCAACTCAACCGTTAAAACCCCGTGGTACGAGATTGACTTCGGACACGAAAAAGCGTTTAACGCAATCAGCATCGCCGAGCAAAAAGCCAACATCAAAATATATAAACTACAATACTACCAAAGCGGCGAGTGGAAAACCATTTTCAGCGGCGAGAATACCAACAAGATAAAGATACACCGCTTCAACCGCGTATGGGGTAGCAAAGTGCGCATGCAGATAGAAACTT comes from Mucilaginibacter mali and encodes:
- a CDS encoding helix-turn-helix domain-containing protein — protein: MGSFKRNYDEGDIALSAFALALALPVRIFIIRTIINRENSAVKDDFANPLFNAETIAKHLQQLKALKILTSLAVSKTVRYSVNTVYFKAMSQNFNSFMQPLDDSHAKPDTITGPTKTEEHTMSFGDYLKMQRQSYQLTQAEMAERLDMDRSVLSKAETGRTVFPEDKLLVLSQKIHEDIGSIKKIYYSDHLAKLIRKGNLDESILQIARIKSGGSK
- a CDS encoding alpha-L-fucosidase yields the protein MKKYLIAALSLLCSATLMAQNLAKLQQNFVDLRFGMFIHFNIPTYMNQDWPDPETPASLFTPVKLNCDQWAKAAKSANMSYGCLTTKHHSGFCIWDTKTTDYNVMNSPLKRDVVKEYTNAFRANGLKVMLYYSILDTHHKLRPHHITQKHIEMVKAQITELLTKYGKIEALIIDGWDAPWSRISYDDIPFEDIYLLVKKLQPDCLLMDLNGAKYPAEGLYYTDIKTYEMGAGQRISKESNKMPALACLPINSAWFWKTDFPEKPVKDPVKLVNETLIPLNNASCNFILNVAPNRDGLIDDNVLAALKQIGSVWKNEGPVNKLPALEAPIISTNIAKNQPSNSSWSDDMDIMDFANDDDFKTSWTSNSTVKTPWYEIDFGHEKAFNAISIAEQKANIKIYKLQYYQSGEWKTIFSGENTNKIKIHRFNRVWGSKVRMQIETYDHQPSIAEFGVYDERR
- a CDS encoding ArsR/SmtB family transcription factor, with product MASNKKAEFTPNDQHISNMAKAMSHPGRIAIMRIVKQYPKITTGEIVEILPLAQATVSHHLKELQTAGLITMTADGKRSLFEINRKNWDSYTTSFNQLLEQINNLQ